In the genome of Pseudomonas sp. P5_109, one region contains:
- a CDS encoding OprD family porin encodes MQSLQTQAIAPARLSRFSHTALASAAALAGFSPLSQAAFFEDSSATFETRNMYFNRDFRDGTSAQQSKRDEWAQGFMLNLKSGYTEGTVGFGVDALGMMGVKLDSSPDRTGTGLLPTDDGRAVDEYSKLGLTGKMKISASELKIGTLMPELPILKPNDGRILPQTFEGGMLTSKEIKNLTFTGGRLDKAKDRDSTDFEDIALNNKNSRFAGTVAGDHFDFGGLDYKFTDKITGSYHFAQLGEVYNQHFLGLIASQPFGPGTFGTDLRFAISDDQGEARGGKIDNKSLNGLVSYALSGHKFSAGYQHMSGDSAFPYVDGADPYLVNFVQINDFAGAEERSWQARYDFDFVTLGIPGLSFMSRYVSGDNIKLKNGDEGKEWERNSEIKYVVQSGALKDVAVRLRNATYRSNYSARDADEVRLLVSYSVALW; translated from the coding sequence ATGCAGTCCTTGCAGACCCAGGCTATCGCGCCTGCCCGCCTCTCCCGTTTCAGCCACACTGCGCTTGCCAGCGCTGCCGCCCTTGCCGGTTTTTCACCGTTGAGCCAGGCCGCCTTCTTCGAAGACAGCTCGGCCACTTTCGAAACCCGCAACATGTACTTCAATCGCGATTTTCGCGACGGCACCAGTGCCCAACAGTCCAAGCGTGACGAGTGGGCCCAGGGGTTCATGCTCAATCTGAAATCAGGCTACACCGAGGGCACCGTGGGGTTCGGTGTCGATGCGTTGGGCATGATGGGGGTCAAGCTCGATTCGAGCCCGGACCGTACCGGTACCGGTCTGCTGCCGACCGACGATGGGCGAGCCGTCGACGAATACTCCAAGCTGGGCCTGACCGGCAAAATGAAAATCTCCGCCAGCGAGCTGAAAATCGGCACCCTGATGCCGGAACTGCCGATCCTCAAGCCCAACGACGGGCGCATCCTGCCGCAGACCTTTGAAGGCGGCATGCTGACCTCCAAAGAGATCAAGAACCTGACCTTCACCGGCGGGCGCCTGGACAAAGCCAAGGACCGCGACAGCACCGACTTCGAGGACATTGCCCTCAATAACAAAAATAGCCGTTTTGCGGGCACCGTAGCGGGCGACCACTTTGACTTTGGCGGCCTGGACTACAAGTTCACCGACAAGATCACCGGCAGCTATCACTTCGCGCAACTCGGTGAAGTCTACAACCAGCATTTTCTCGGGTTGATCGCCTCGCAGCCCTTCGGCCCCGGCACCTTTGGCACCGACCTGCGGTTTGCGATCAGTGACGACCAGGGCGAAGCCCGCGGCGGCAAGATCGACAACAAATCCCTCAACGGCCTGGTGAGTTACGCCCTGAGCGGACACAAGTTCAGCGCCGGCTACCAGCACATGTCCGGCGACAGCGCTTTCCCGTATGTGGATGGCGCCGACCCGTACCTCGTGAACTTCGTGCAGATCAACGACTTTGCCGGCGCCGAAGAGCGTTCCTGGCAAGCGCGTTATGACTTCGACTTCGTCACCCTCGGCATCCCTGGCCTGAGCTTCATGAGCCGTTACGTGAGCGGTGACAACATCAAGCTCAAGAACGGTGACGAAGGCAAAGAGTGGGAGCGCAACTCCGAGATCAAATATGTAGTACAAAGCGGCGCACTCAAGGATGTCGCCGTGCGCCTGCGCAATGCCACTTACCGCTCCAACTACTCCGCTCGCGATGCCGATGAAGTACGTCTGCTGGTGAGCTACAGCGTTGCCCTTTGGTAA
- a CDS encoding response regulator: MRVLLVEDHLQLAESVAQALKSTGLTVDVLHDGVAADLALGSEEYAMAILDVGLPRMDGFEVLARLRARGKNLPVLMLTARSDVKDRVHGLNLGADDYLAKPFELTELEARVKALLRRSVLGGERIQRCGVLAYDLETRRFTLGEELLTLTSREQAVLEALIARPGRVMSKEQLASQVFGLDEEASPDAIEIYVHRLRKKLDGQPVAIVTFRGLGYLLESRDA; the protein is encoded by the coding sequence ATGCGTGTCCTGCTCGTCGAAGACCATTTGCAGCTCGCCGAAAGTGTCGCCCAGGCGCTCAAGAGCACCGGGCTGACCGTGGATGTCCTGCACGATGGCGTGGCAGCCGATCTGGCGCTGGGCAGCGAGGAATACGCCATGGCGATCCTCGACGTCGGCTTGCCGCGCATGGATGGTTTTGAAGTGCTGGCGCGTTTGCGGGCGCGGGGCAAGAACCTGCCGGTGCTGATGCTGACCGCCCGCAGCGACGTCAAGGATCGGGTCCACGGCCTGAACCTCGGCGCCGACGATTACCTGGCCAAGCCCTTCGAACTGACCGAGCTCGAAGCCCGGGTCAAAGCCTTGCTGCGTCGCAGTGTGCTGGGCGGTGAACGCATTCAGCGTTGCGGTGTGCTGGCCTATGACCTGGAAACCCGGCGCTTCACCCTCGGCGAAGAATTGCTGACCCTGACTTCCCGCGAACAAGCGGTACTCGAAGCCCTGATCGCACGTCCCGGTCGGGTGATGAGCAAGGAGCAATTGGCGTCGCAAGTATTCGGTCTCGATGAAGAGGCCAGCCCCGATGCGATCGAAATCTACGTGCACCGCCTGCGCAAGAAACTCGATGGCCAGCCAGTCGCCATCGTGACCTTCCGCGGCCTCGGTTACTTGCTGGAAAGCCGCGATGCATAA
- a CDS encoding sensor histidine kinase, giving the protein MHKPSSLRWRLLWNLALLLVVLMLASGLSAYWNGREAADTAYDRTLLASARTIAAGVSQRDGTLSADVPYVALDTFAYDSAGRIFYLVNDINQKLISGYENLPAPPPGTPRTDDYPALARFYNAQYRGQNVRVVSLLKPVSEPNMNGMAEIRVAETDEARVSMARSLAADTLLRLGMLAIGALMLVWFAVSAALRPLERLRTAVEERQPDDLRPLPLVEVQRELWPLVRALNHFTERLRGQFEKQAQFIADAAHELRTPLAALKARLELGMRSAEPDTWRSTLETAAQGTDRLTHLANQLLSLARVENGARAIAEGGAQLLDLSQLARELGMAMAPLAHKRGIALALEADEPVWLRGEPTLLNELLSNLVDNALAHTPPGGNVILRVSAPAVLEVEDDGPGIPVEERSRVFERFYRRNQQVAGSGLGLAIVGEICRAHLAQISLHDGEHAGLKVRVSFVAGD; this is encoded by the coding sequence ATGCATAAGCCCAGCAGCCTGCGCTGGCGGTTGTTGTGGAACCTGGCGCTGTTGTTGGTGGTGTTGATGCTGGCCAGTGGTTTGAGCGCCTACTGGAACGGTCGTGAGGCCGCCGACACGGCCTATGACCGGACCCTGCTGGCCTCGGCGCGGACCATCGCCGCCGGTGTCTCCCAGCGCGACGGCACCCTGAGTGCCGACGTGCCCTATGTGGCCCTCGATACGTTTGCCTACGACAGTGCCGGGCGCATTTTCTATCTGGTCAACGACATCAATCAGAAGCTGATTTCCGGTTACGAAAACCTGCCCGCGCCACCGCCGGGAACGCCGCGCACCGATGACTATCCGGCGCTGGCACGTTTCTACAACGCCCAGTACCGCGGGCAGAACGTGCGCGTGGTGAGCCTGCTCAAGCCGGTGAGCGAGCCGAACATGAACGGCATGGCGGAAATCCGCGTGGCGGAAACCGATGAAGCGCGGGTCAGCATGGCCCGCAGCCTGGCGGCCGACACCTTGCTGCGCCTGGGCATGCTGGCCATCGGTGCGTTGATGCTGGTGTGGTTTGCGGTGAGTGCCGCGTTGCGTCCGCTGGAGCGCTTGCGCACGGCGGTGGAAGAACGTCAGCCGGACGATCTGCGTCCCTTGCCACTGGTGGAGGTGCAGCGCGAATTGTGGCCGCTGGTGCGTGCACTCAATCACTTTACCGAGCGCTTGCGCGGGCAGTTCGAGAAGCAGGCGCAATTCATTGCCGATGCCGCCCACGAACTGCGCACGCCTCTGGCGGCGCTCAAGGCGCGGCTGGAACTGGGCATGCGTTCGGCCGAGCCCGATACCTGGCGCAGTACGCTGGAGACAGCCGCCCAGGGCACCGATCGCTTGACCCATCTGGCCAATCAGTTGCTGTCCCTGGCACGGGTGGAAAATGGCGCCCGGGCGATTGCCGAGGGCGGCGCGCAATTACTCGACTTGAGTCAGTTGGCGCGGGAGCTGGGCATGGCCATGGCGCCGTTGGCCCATAAGCGCGGGATCGCGCTGGCGCTGGAGGCGGATGAGCCTGTCTGGTTGCGGGGCGAGCCGACGCTGTTGAACGAACTGTTGAGCAATCTGGTGGATAACGCACTGGCTCACACGCCACCGGGCGGCAATGTGATTCTGCGCGTCTCGGCGCCCGCCGTGCTGGAAGTCGAAGATGATGGGCCGGGTATCCCGGTTGAGGAACGCAGTCGGGTGTTCGAGCGTTTTTACCGACGCAATCAGCAAGTGGCCGGTTCAGGGTTGGGATTGGCGATTGTCGGCGAGATCTGCCGCGCGCATCTGGCGCAGATCAGCTTGCATGATGGTGAGCACGCGGGGTTGAAGGTGCGGGTGAGTTTTGTGGCGGGGGATTGA